The region TTGAAAATATATGATATAATTACATATACTTAAGCTAATAAATCTGCTTAAATCATGTTTCGTTTCCGTCCGACTTCTTTTACGAAATCTACGTAACAAACACTGTAATCTCACAAATCGAGAAGGTCATGCACATTATTGTTTATTGGACCTGTGATCTTGAGGAAAGCACCGTAAATACAAAAATTGTTTTATGTTTGTAATTCAGCTGAGAATTTGAGCAGGTTTATTGGATTAAGAACTTCCTTTGACACAAAAGAGGCTTGTATACCTTTCATCTTGCGCTGTGTAATTTTTCAGGAGTGCTGTTATGTTGACCGGATCTAATTGCTTGGTATTTTCATCAAGTTCATACAACGAAAAGCCCAGATCCCGGAGAAAAGTTAAAACAGTTTTCGTCGAAATCCCCGATCTTTTGAGTCCGATCGGCCAAAATTCAGTGATAATTTTCACAGAATCATTTCTCTTCAAAAGCTCCTGCATACCCTGTAATGCTAACCCTTCGGCTCCCTGTATATCCATTTTAATGAAGTCAAGGTGCTGATTTTTATCGAAGTAATCATCCAGCCTGATGCATTCAACATCAAGAATATCTCTCTCATCTCCTGAATTGTATATACGGTGATCACCTTTATTTTCTTCACATAAATACAACCGAACAGTCCCGGATTTATCAGAAACGGCTTTGGAAACAAGCACTACATTCTTGTATCCGTTCATCTCAACATTTTTCTTAAGTAATGCAAAATTTGTCGGGTCGGGTTCAAATGCAAATACCATACCTTTCTCTCCTACAAGTCGTGCAAAAATGAGGGTATAGTATCCGATATTTGCTCCGATATCCAAGACAACATCACCTCTTTTAATTTCTTTTTGTACAATTTCCGTTTCAAATTCCTCATAACTGCCGTTCAGGGAAAGACCGAGAGTGTCGTTTTTGTCAAGAAACATCTTGTGCCCGTGGATAAGAGCAACATCGGATTTTAAATGATTAAGAAGTAGATTAACAGGATACAAACCCCCGATGCCGGTACCCCGTAGAAGTGGGATTAGAGAGCGATATATAGCTATAAGGATGTGCTTCATTACGTTAGATACGAGTATCGTAGAATTTTGCCCGAAAGCTAAAACACACCCTTACGATAAGTATCGTATGTTTCAGTATATAGATATTTATGTGAAAAACAGACGAAGATTAAAAACGCACTGAATGCTATTATTAACATATGATGGGTCAGAAAAAATATATTACTCTAATTATCTCTCTTCTACTGATTATCATTCCGTTCATAGTATTACCTCTGTTCCCCAGACGTGACGACCTGAGAGGTATCGATATTTTCGCATTTATCTCCATAGTAACGGGTTTTTTGACCTTTTCGGTTCTTGCGGTATCACTCATAATCGGGTACTTCACCAGACAAAAGCTATCTTTGAAAAAGACTGCAGCGATTTTTCTTCTCACGGTACTAATCGAAATAGTAGTTTTACCTTTTGTACCATCGATAACGCAGTTTTTTCTTCATTCTGTCGGAATATATTTGGTCGAAGGACTGGATGATAAAATTTTTGGAGTTTACACAACAATTACCGACAGTATATTAGCAGGCATACTGTATACCGTTGCAGGATATTTTATCTATTTTACTTCACCGCAAAAAAATATAAAAGCTTCCCTATTCCTCGGATTACTACGAATGGTTGTGCCGATACTATTCGCACTCCCCTTTCTTGCAGCTGAATAAGTTACGAAACTGGGTTTCGCCCGACTATTCGCGGCCCGAACAGAATGGCAATCAGAACCAGCCCCCACACTCTTCCCTGAAGGATATTGTAATCTGCGAAAAGTTTTTCCCACGGATGACCGATCACATAATGCCCGAAAACAAACTCGAATATGATTGTCGCAAGAAGCAGTTGCAAACCTATCTTCAATAACGCTCGAGCGTCATCAACGACCAATATTTTTCTGAAGAAGAAATACATCACACCGAACATCACAAGGACATATGAGACAGTGCTGATAACATGTGCTAGATAATCACCTACCAACGGCTTATATCCGAACTCACGGACCGTACCGTTCAGGATGGCAAGAACGGCAAGAATCACCCATAGCAGAATAATCTTAATTGTCTTGTTCATTTTCTGTACTTACCGGATACGGTAATGTAAATAAACTCTGATCCGTTGGCTCGGTATCCAATGAAGTAATGGTATAGGTGCTTGTGACCAAATCTGCTTCATCATCAGGTTTACGACTGGAAGTACGTGCTACTATTTTTGCAAGCTTTCCGTCTTGCACATAGTGTTTTACATCCTTCAAATAAAACTGCTGTTCCGCGTTCTCAATATCCCAAAGCTTATCCAGATCATACATTGTGACGTCATACCCTTCTTCTTTGGAGACTTCCTTTGAGAGATATTCTTTCGGCGTGAGAAATATTGCGTGATGCATAGCAGGCGGCATATATGAGATTTTCGAGGACTCATTATCAACCTGTGCATGATACATTTGCTTTCCGTCAGGACTGATCATATGAAGCCTGGGAGTTCCGTCTTCGTTATACCAGGTGATTCTGTATTTATCACCGTCGAACCAGAACTCTCCCGTACTCTCTGCACCAATCCCGCTTTTAAATTGATACGTGCCGTGCATTACTGTTTGCTGTTTTTCTGATTTTTTATCTGACGTAGTTTCAGATTTCGATTTTGGGAATATAAAAATCACAACAATTCCAATAAGAAAGAGAAGAAGTAATAATATAAGCCAGAGATACTTTCGTTTTGGTGATTTTTGTTCAACAGTTACCTGAGACATAGGCGGATATGGAATTATTAAGTAAAGAAACTAACTTTAATATACGCCTTGTGACAACTGAATTCAATATGAAGATGTGATGTAGGAAATGCGGAGAGGGCGAGATTTCCCACGTCGCTTTCGCTCCTCTGGATAAACTTCTCATCTCGCCATTCTTCGCCAACCCCAGTGCTTTCAGCACTGAACTTGCCGAAATGCGGAGAGGGCGAGATTCGAACTCGCGGTCCCTTGCGGGACATCGGTTTTCAAGACCGACGCACTAGGCCACTATGCGACCTCTCCTGTACTAGCTGTTAGCGATTAGACGTTAGCTATTAGATTTTACTTTGTTAATTAAACCGTTCAATAATTTACCAACTTCGTTTATTTGATCTTCAATTTTACTATTCTCCTTTTTAAATAGAAAGCCTGCTATCTTTAAACAACCTAAAGTTTCGAACAATGATTTTCTTGCAATATACAAATATCTCTTAAACTCTTTATCATTCTGAGACCCGGAGCCTTCAGCAATATTTAAGGGAACGGAAGTGACGGATCTTCTTATCTGATCTTTTAAACTATGATCATTAATACTCTCGGAAAACAGGTATACATTCCTTACCAATTCAAGAGATTTTTGCCACACGATCAGTTTTTCAAATTTGTACATCTCTATAGCTAATTGCTAAAAGCTAATAGCTAAAACATGAGGCGCGGAGGGGAATCGAACCCCTGCGTGGGAGTTTTGCAGACTCCAGTGTTTCCACTTCACCACCGCGCCGATGGTGACTTATATTGTACCTTTACGTATTGTACAATACAACTATGTCAAAAGTCACTGTAAAAGCCCCCGCAAACATTGCCTTTATCAAGTACTGGGGAAACACTGAAGACAACCTTCCCCTGAACTCCAGTATCTCCATGACACTTGACGCCTGTCAGACTACGACGACAGTCGAGCTTACCGAAGAAAGATACGACATGATAGAGATAGCCTCGGAAAAAGGGAAATTTGAGGAACTGAAGAGGACATCGATAAAAGGTCTCAAAGCCTATGAACAAATCGAAAGAATCCGCAATTTGGCAGGAAAAACAGATCATGTTCATGTCAAATCCATAAACTCTTTTCCTTCAAGCGCAGGAATTGCATCGTCAGCGTCGGGATTTTGTGCATTGACTGCTGCATTGCTCCTTGTATACGGATTACAATCACAGTTTGATGATAAAAAAGAGCTTTCCAAACTTGTCCGCCTGAGCGGTTCGGGATCAGCCGCGCGCTCGGCCATGTCAGGATTTGTCGAGCTCATCGGCGGAGACGCACACCATGCTTCATATGCCGTACAGATCGCCGACGAAAAACACTGGGATTTGGCGGATGTGATCGCAATCATTGACTCCGGCATGAAGAAAACTCCATCCTCTGAAGGTCATCGTACCGCAAACACCAGTCCGTATTTTGAAACCCGCCTGATAGAGATGAGAGACCGGATCAAAAATGCCAGAAAAGCTCTCGTTGAAAAGAAACTCGAAAAACTGGGAAAAGCTATCGAACAGGATACAATTTCCATGCATACGGTGATGATGACATCAAAACCGCCTTTGTATTACTGGGCTCCCGGAACAGTAGAAGTGATAAACAATGTATTGAAATGGCGTGAAGAAGACAATCTTCAGGCCTATTTTTCCATCGATGCCGGAGCAAACGTGCATGTCATTTGCGAATACAAAGATGCCGAAGAGGTAAATGAGCGGTTGAAGAAACTAACTCTTGTACAATCAACCATTATTAACAAACCGGCACCCGGAGTGCATCAAATTGAAGATCATTTATTCTAATTATATGAATATCACACTGCTCAAACTGGGAGGATCTCTCATTACTGATAAAGCAAAACCATACACGACGCTTCCCGACCGTATTGAACGCATTGCAAAGGAAATCTCTGAAGCGCGCGGGGAAATGAAAAATGAGTACCTGATTCTCGGAAACGGGGCAGGTTCTTTCGCTCATCAATCAGCTGCCAAATATGATACGGTGCACGGTTTTATTGACGAACAAAGTTTATACGGCGCCTGTGTCGTACATGCTGATGCAATGGAGCTGAACAGAATCATGGTACAGGCTTTTTTGAAGAAAAACCTTCCCGTTTTTTCAATCCAGCCTTCCGCTTTATATGTAGCAAAAGAAAAAACGGTTGTCACTGAACATATGAATATTGTCGAATCAATGCTGGAAAAAGAATATATCCCTTTTGTATACGGAGATGTCATAATTGATCAGAAACAGGGCTCAACAATCTTCTCTACCGATACGATTTTCAAATATCTCGGATCGTTTCTTGCAGAAAAAGGTCATAGTGTCAGAATCATACATGCAGGCAGTTATCCCGGGGTTCTTGATCAAAGTAAAAACGTTATCCCCAAAATTACCCCTGAAATGCAGCCTGAACTGTCTCAAGTACTTTATCAACCCACGAATACTGATGTCACTGGCGGAATGAAACTCAAAGTCGAGGAAATGCTTGCACTGACACGACTGGGAGTTGAAAGCGTTATCATTGACGGCAAGAGTGAGGGTTCGATATACCAGGTACTTAAAGGTCACCGATCAGGAACTACCGTCTCTGCTTCCTAACTTTATAAATCCCGCTTGACATCCGCCATCGATTTTTCGTATTCTGTAGATATATTACCATTTACAACATTACCATGGCGAAAGCTACCAAGAAAAAAACACAACATCCGCAAGATAGTCCTGTCATCCAGGCAGGAATCATATTTGTAATTGTCTCAGCAATAGCGATTACAGCATACGTCTTTGCGAACTACTACACCGTCGGAGCCGGTTATTAATGCTCAATAATTACTACTGGTGATAACTGAAACTTCAGCTGGGGGTATTGTATATAAAAAAAACGGTGATCATTTTTTATGGCTTATTGTCCAACACAGAAAGGCTCTCCACTGGGGTTTTCCGAAAGGTCATATCGGCGATCATGTTGAAAATGAACTGATGGAAGAAGCCGCACTGCGTGAAGTCAGCGAGGAAGGCGGAATCAAAGCAAGAATTGTCAAGGAAACCCCCATAAATACCACATATTTTTTTAAACAAGGATCCGATCTGCATAAAAAAACGGTTCATTACTTTCTCATGGAATATGTTTCCGGGGATCCTGGTAATCATGATGATGAAGTTTCCAATGCTAAATTCGTTGAGACCGATGAAGCCTGGGATACTCTGACTTACAACACCGACAAAGAAGCTTTTTCAAAAATCCTTAAGGATATGAACACATAATCGTATGAATTTTTTACATTAATCCTGTTTAATGTCATCACATGGCAAAACTTCATTTCAAATACGGAGCAATGAACAGCGGCAAGAGCGATACTCTTATAAAGACCGCTTATAATTATAAAGAACGCGGCCTCAAAATTATTGTTATAAAGCCAAAAGTTGATACTAAAAGTGAAGATACTGTTGTCGCACGCGGCGGACACTCCTGCAAAGTCGACATTCTGGCGGATCAGGATACCGATCTACTTGCGGCAATACGGTCGTATAAAGATATTGCCTGTGTGCTGGTAGATGAAGCACAGTTTTTAAGTGAAAAGCAGATAAGTCAACTCTACCGGTGTGCAAAGCAAGATAACATTTCGGTGATCTGCTTCGGTTTGCGGGCTGATTTCAGAGCTGAGATGTTCCCTGGAAGTAAACGCCTTTTTGAAATTGCGGATAATATCGAAAAACTTCCAACCATGTGTTTTTGCGGATCACAGGCAGAATTTAATACCAGAAAAATTAACGGCAAATATACATTTACGGGAGAACAGGTGGCAATTGACGGAGATGATACGATCACCTATGATTCTTTGTGCGGAACATGCTATATGCGCGAAGGCGGAACAATCTGAGTTATTTCCCGTTTTTCTCACGATGTATGCATCCGGGCCAACAACACGGTCTCCGTTTACCTTTCAGCATATCTTCACGAACTCGTCTTATGTGGTCTTCCCGTGTTTCCGCTTTCTTTACTGATGTAACCCAACAAATCCATTCATTACGGGCAAGAGGGGTGAGATCATTCCAGGCTTCTGTGATTTCCGATGAAGATAAAAGTGCATTGCGCAAGTCGTTCGGAATATCGTGTACTACTCCGGTCTCAAGAGTGTCTTTCATAGTATCGGAAGATAAGTGATATTAAAAAACTCTTTTGTGTGAGCGGTGGAAGGGACTTCCCGCCTCAGCGGGATAAACTCCCCCTCGACCTCCCCGCCGTGGCGGGGCGTTCTACCGTTTCTTATCTATTAACTTTTTAAAACCCTTCCCGCCTTTATATGATTTGATTTGTAACTCTCTACGATAAGCTGTTGCTCTATCGGGATATTCTTCTGTATAGATCACAATAAAGGGACCTTTATTTTTTAATGAGTTGGTCTTATTGGAATTATGTTCGTTTAACCTACGTGGTAAATCGTTAGTAGAACCAATATAATACTTGCCTGTAATCGTCGACTGAAGAATATAGACAGTATACATCTGAGCGGTGGAAGGGACTCGAACCCTCGACCTTCTCCTTGGCAAGGAGACGTTCTACCAACTGAACTACCACCGCAATTTTTAGCTGTCAGCTATTCGCAACTAGCTATTAGAATCCAGTAGCTAAAAGCTAATGATTTAAGAGCTAATAAAGTGCTGAGAGTCAGAGTCGAACTGACATCTGAGGTTTTTCAGACCCCCGCCGTGACCACCTTGGCTATCTCAGCTATCTTAGCTGTTAGCTTTTCGTCATTAGCTTTTAGATAAATATCTAATTGCTAAATGCCAATAGCAAAGAGCTAAACAAAGTGCGTCTGGATGGATTCGAACCATCGACCCCTACTTTATAAGAGTAGTGCTACTACCACTGAGCTACAGACGCTTATTATACCAAGACATTATATTATAACGCTAGTACTAATAAAAGTTAGATTATTTCCTTTACCTTCACTAATAAAACATCGCAAAAATCTATCTGTAGTTAGAACGTAAAGTATGTATCTGCCATCGCAGTTAGTTCTTTAAGATTTTCTTGAAGCGGAGTATCAACCGCAAACATGATCGCAGCATAATCCGTTAAACCTTGGCCTTTCACGACTTCAGGAAGGATATAAACATACACATAGTCATCATATACTTGATCACTTGCCCCATTTGTGAATGTGTTAATTCGGGTACGCGTTACTTTATAACCTTGAAACCCAAGCGCGTTTATGAATTCATCTACACTTTTATTCTCACATCTTGCTGAACCTGTCGGTCCGTCAGCTGAACAATATAGGTCAGCCTGTAAAAGGCTGGTTTTGATATCACTGATATCCAATTCATATGTCCCTAAACCCTGAACTCGCATATCTATTCTGTCAATTGACAAGCAGGGAGAATCCTGACACTCATACAATGAATCCGTCTTCAGATAATGAAATCCATACCCCAACTCTTCATTCCTGTACTCCTGATACCCTTCAGCAGGTGCAGGAACTAAAGCTTGCGGTGTTTGGGTAACC is a window of Candidatus Roizmanbacteria bacterium DNA encoding:
- a CDS encoding GIY-YIG nuclease family protein, with the protein product MYTVYILQSTITGKYYIGSTNDLPRRLNEHNSNKTNSLKNKGPFIVIYTEEYPDRATAYRRELQIKSYKGGKGFKKLIDKKR
- a CDS encoding YdeI/OmpD-associated family protein, with product MKDTLETGVVHDIPNDLRNALLSSSEITEAWNDLTPLARNEWICWVTSVKKAETREDHIRRVREDMLKGKRRPCCWPGCIHREKNGK
- the mvaD gene encoding diphosphomevalonate decarboxylase: MSKVTVKAPANIAFIKYWGNTEDNLPLNSSISMTLDACQTTTTVELTEERYDMIEIASEKGKFEELKRTSIKGLKAYEQIERIRNLAGKTDHVHVKSINSFPSSAGIASSASGFCALTAALLLVYGLQSQFDDKKELSKLVRLSGSGSAARSAMSGFVELIGGDAHHASYAVQIADEKHWDLADVIAIIDSGMKKTPSSEGHRTANTSPYFETRLIEMRDRIKNARKALVEKKLEKLGKAIEQDTISMHTVMMTSKPPLYYWAPGTVEVINNVLKWREEDNLQAYFSIDAGANVHVICEYKDAEEVNERLKKLTLVQSTIINKPAPGVHQIEDHLF
- a CDS encoding FkbM family methyltransferase, with amino-acid sequence MFLDKNDTLGLSLNGSYEEFETEIVQKEIKRGDVVLDIGANIGYYTLIFARLVGEKGMVFAFEPDPTNFALLKKNVEMNGYKNVVLVSKAVSDKSGTVRLYLCEENKGDHRIYNSGDERDILDVECIRLDDYFDKNQHLDFIKMDIQGAEGLALQGMQELLKRNDSVKIITEFWPIGLKRSGISTKTVLTFLRDLGFSLYELDENTKQLDPVNITALLKNYTAQDERYTSLFCVKGSS
- a CDS encoding four helix bundle protein; translated protein: MYKFEKLIVWQKSLELVRNVYLFSESINDHSLKDQIRRSVTSVPLNIAEGSGSQNDKEFKRYLYIARKSLFETLGCLKIAGFLFKKENSKIEDQINEVGKLLNGLINKVKSNS
- a CDS encoding NUDIX domain-containing protein, which translates into the protein MITETSAGGIVYKKNGDHFLWLIVQHRKALHWGFPKGHIGDHVENELMEEAALREVSEEGGIKARIVKETPINTTYFFKQGSDLHKKTVHYFLMEYVSGDPGNHDDEVSNAKFVETDEAWDTLTYNTDKEAFSKILKDMNT
- a CDS encoding isopentenyl phosphate kinase family protein; its protein translation is MNITLLKLGGSLITDKAKPYTTLPDRIERIAKEISEARGEMKNEYLILGNGAGSFAHQSAAKYDTVHGFIDEQSLYGACVVHADAMELNRIMVQAFLKKNLPVFSIQPSALYVAKEKTVVTEHMNIVESMLEKEYIPFVYGDVIIDQKQGSTIFSTDTIFKYLGSFLAEKGHSVRIIHAGSYPGVLDQSKNVIPKITPEMQPELSQVLYQPTNTDVTGGMKLKVEEMLALTRLGVESVIIDGKSEGSIYQVLKGHRSGTTVSAS
- a CDS encoding thymidine kinase encodes the protein MAKLHFKYGAMNSGKSDTLIKTAYNYKERGLKIIVIKPKVDTKSEDTVVARGGHSCKVDILADQDTDLLAAIRSYKDIACVLVDEAQFLSEKQISQLYRCAKQDNISVICFGLRADFRAEMFPGSKRLFEIADNIEKLPTMCFCGSQAEFNTRKINGKYTFTGEQVAIDGDDTITYDSLCGTCYMREGGTI